A stretch of the Deltaproteobacteria bacterium genome encodes the following:
- a CDS encoding AAA family ATPase yields MNEIKTIAVCGKGGVGKTSLAALLVAEMSRELRKRILAIDADPASGLALSLGVTVLKTIDDIRREIVGRLRERAGDDRSVVSELLDYEVFHALAEGSNTALLAIGRPEDAGCYCRVNALLRDIIADLAENFDIVVIDGEAGVEQINRRVMERVDYLLIVSDLSAKGIAVSRTIWHLIHDNRALSPRGVGLVLNRGRSDREVSEVLRDSPVELLGWIPEDEHIRNLDISGTPLTEIPRTAPSMTVVRNILHRLSIGY; encoded by the coding sequence ATGAACGAGATCAAGACAATAGCGGTTTGCGGCAAGGGCGGTGTCGGGAAGACGTCGCTGGCGGCGCTGCTGGTGGCCGAAATGTCGCGGGAATTGCGGAAAAGGATCCTTGCCATCGACGCCGACCCTGCATCGGGACTGGCCCTGTCTCTCGGGGTGACCGTGCTGAAAACCATTGATGATATACGCCGGGAAATTGTCGGCAGGCTCCGCGAAAGGGCCGGCGACGACAGGTCGGTCGTCTCGGAATTACTTGATTATGAGGTATTTCACGCATTGGCGGAAGGAAGCAATACGGCGCTTCTCGCGATCGGGAGACCGGAGGATGCCGGGTGCTACTGCAGAGTGAACGCGTTGCTCAGGGATATCATCGCCGACCTGGCGGAGAACTTCGATATCGTCGTCATAGATGGAGAAGCAGGGGTGGAGCAGATAAACAGGAGAGTGATGGAACGGGTCGACTATCTCCTGATCGTTTCGGACCTTTCGGCGAAGGGCATCGCCGTTTCCAGGACCATATGGCACCTCATTCATGATAACCGTGCCCTGAGTCCCCGGGGAGTCGGTCTGGTTCTGAACAGGGGACGCAGCGACAGGGAAGTGTCCGAAGTCTTGCGCGACAGCCCCGTCGAGTTGCTTGGATGGATTCCCGAGGACGAGCATATCAGGAATCTGGACATATCGGGAACACCCCTTACAGAAATCCCCCGCACGGCCCCCTCCATGACGGTCGTCAGGAACATCCTGCACAGACTGTCAATCGGTTACTGA
- a CDS encoding 2-hydroxyacyl-CoA dehydratase, which produces MKQETTEYNYDWMLWSILENAAGSDDGTAKEYRALISLVPHFREVLDALVRCGREGVLLLKLLARYLRQCIEAKERGKRIALTSFCVATPILYAFDVVPMCLEALTVLGTFVLRRGTAEYLDYCCEVGFTETSCSAQRGALGAVLAGLAVRPDFIVCDSPGICDTNANSFAFAGAYLDVPFFQLNYPPTLADERANAYHHRDFRHLISFLEEQTGRTLQETVLSDILQETRIQDEISCELMELQRLVPAPAPGIYDLMLYGGKFMMGGTPEYTELLRSMVKRARENAKRGIAGTTTGRERARGLFCYIDHYTTDMRFWSWLNDHDITHLGSMLFTFWQEDACYARGREEEGYRIETGTLDDMIGSLAGQMSRMPMVKQIRGPYDAPHMWLDDTICAARLFKADFVAYIGTMGCRNTWGMVKLLARDLERLGIPALVLYADAFDDRIQSWEAITDRIEEFIHLRRIGV; this is translated from the coding sequence GTGAAACAGGAAACGACGGAATACAATTATGACTGGATGCTCTGGAGCATCCTTGAGAACGCTGCCGGAAGCGATGATGGAACCGCAAAGGAATACAGAGCTCTTATTTCCCTGGTCCCCCATTTCAGAGAGGTTCTCGATGCGCTGGTGCGGTGCGGGCGGGAGGGCGTTCTTCTCCTGAAACTTCTTGCCCGGTACCTGCGGCAGTGTATCGAAGCGAAAGAACGGGGAAAAAGAATAGCCCTCACATCTTTCTGCGTCGCCACACCGATCCTCTATGCCTTTGACGTGGTCCCGATGTGCCTGGAAGCGCTCACCGTTCTGGGAACGTTCGTCCTCAGGCGGGGAACGGCCGAGTACCTTGATTACTGCTGCGAGGTCGGATTTACGGAAACATCCTGTTCCGCTCAGAGGGGGGCCCTGGGGGCCGTCCTTGCCGGCCTTGCCGTGCGGCCCGATTTCATTGTCTGCGATTCACCGGGTATCTGTGACACCAATGCCAATTCCTTCGCCTTTGCCGGGGCGTACCTTGATGTACCGTTCTTTCAGTTGAACTATCCGCCGACACTTGCTGATGAGCGGGCGAACGCATATCACCACCGCGATTTCCGGCATCTCATATCCTTTCTCGAAGAACAGACGGGCCGGACGCTTCAGGAAACAGTCCTGTCCGATATCCTGCAGGAGACCCGTATACAGGATGAGATCTCCTGCGAGCTCATGGAACTCCAGAGACTTGTTCCCGCCCCCGCCCCCGGCATCTATGATCTGATGCTCTACGGGGGAAAATTCATGATGGGAGGAACCCCTGAGTACACCGAACTCCTGCGGTCCATGGTGAAAAGGGCACGTGAGAACGCGAAACGGGGGATCGCGGGCACCACCACGGGAAGAGAACGGGCACGGGGGCTCTTCTGTTATATCGATCATTACACGACGGACATGCGCTTCTGGAGCTGGCTGAATGACCACGACATAACCCATCTCGGGTCCATGCTCTTTACCTTTTGGCAGGAGGATGCCTGCTACGCCCGCGGCCGCGAGGAAGAGGGATACCGGATCGAAACAGGGACACTTGATGACATGATAGGTTCCCTGGCCGGCCAGATGTCGCGGATGCCCATGGTGAAACAGATCAGGGGGCCCTACGATGCCCCTCACATGTGGCTTGATGATACCATTTGTGCAGCGCGCCTTTTCAAAGCCGACTTCGTGGCCTATATCGGTACCATGGGGTGCAGGAACACCTGGGGGATGGTGAAGCTGCTGGCCCGCGATCTTGAGCGCCTGGGTATTCCCGCGCTCGTTCTGTACGCGGATGCCTTTGACGACCGGATACAGTCCTGGGAGGCCATAACGGACAGGATCGAAGAATTCATTCACCTGCGGAGGATCGGCGTATGA
- a CDS encoding 2-hydroxyglutaryl-CoA dehydratase produces MITAGCDIGSLTAKAVILDSDTIAASAVIRSKPQPEDSAVDVMRKVLEKAGLERHRVERCFGTGYGRNRIPFADDVESEILCHGTGAIWLLPSVRMVIDVGGQDAKAMRMDDKGNILRYVYNDKCASGTGRFLEIMANALDIDFEEMGTPAYRSSNPVGISNQCVVFAETEIISLVNAGRDIPDIVSGLHRAMAHRIASLARGIDPEEDITMTGGVAKNEGMFSALQEAIGLQVQRVPCDPQIVGALGAAVLAARTG; encoded by the coding sequence ATGATCACCGCGGGATGTGATATCGGTTCTCTCACCGCCAAGGCCGTCATACTTGACTCCGATACCATCGCCGCGTCAGCGGTGATACGCTCGAAACCGCAACCGGAGGATTCGGCCGTCGACGTCATGAGGAAGGTCCTTGAAAAAGCGGGTTTGGAGCGACATCGGGTGGAACGCTGCTTCGGCACGGGATACGGCAGGAACAGGATCCCCTTTGCCGATGACGTGGAGTCGGAAATCCTCTGCCACGGGACGGGTGCCATATGGCTGCTTCCTTCGGTGCGCATGGTTATCGACGTGGGAGGTCAGGACGCCAAGGCCATGCGTATGGATGACAAGGGGAACATCCTGCGCTATGTCTATAACGATAAATGCGCCTCCGGAACGGGACGGTTCCTTGAGATCATGGCGAACGCACTCGACATCGACTTTGAAGAGATGGGCACACCGGCGTATCGATCGTCGAACCCCGTTGGTATCTCAAATCAATGCGTCGTATTCGCTGAGACAGAGATCATCTCACTGGTCAACGCGGGGCGCGACATCCCCGATATCGTCAGCGGTCTTCACCGTGCCATGGCGCATCGCATTGCATCCCTCGCACGGGGGATCGATCCGGAGGAAGACATCACGATGACCGGCGGTGTGGCGAAGAATGAGGGTATGTTCTCCGCCCTTCAGGAGGCGATCGGATTGCAGGTGCAACGGGTGCCCTGCGATCCTCAGATCGTGGGGGCCCTGGGCGCGGCCGTCCTGGCCGCCCGGACCGGATAG
- a CDS encoding 2-hydroxyglutaryl-CoA dehydratase, with the protein MIVAGCDVGSLTAKAVILNERKILGAAMIRSRARPEDSALAVMEEALGTAGLSKDSISYCVGTGYGRDRIPFVQRAVSEISCHGTGARWVLPSVRTVIDIGGQDCKAMKMDSDGRIVKFITNDKCAAGTGRFLEVMADVLGLPIDQLGPLSARSRRPLSLASTCTVWAQAEVIHHLNAGASIEDVAAAVNQAMANRVAILANSVGVEREVCMSGGVAKNTAVVAALEGLLGIRMKRHRIDPQLIGALGAAVEAQKSARSAQ; encoded by the coding sequence ATGATCGTGGCGGGATGTGACGTGGGGTCACTCACGGCAAAGGCGGTTATTCTGAATGAGCGAAAAATACTCGGGGCGGCGATGATCAGATCACGGGCGCGACCTGAGGACTCGGCACTGGCCGTCATGGAAGAGGCGCTCGGCACTGCCGGTCTGTCGAAGGATTCCATCAGTTACTGTGTGGGTACGGGGTACGGAAGGGACCGAATACCTTTCGTACAGAGGGCCGTTTCGGAAATAAGCTGCCATGGAACGGGGGCGCGCTGGGTGCTCCCGTCGGTGAGAACGGTGATCGATATCGGCGGCCAGGACTGCAAGGCAATGAAAATGGACAGTGACGGCAGGATCGTCAAGTTCATCACGAACGACAAGTGTGCCGCGGGAACGGGAAGGTTCCTGGAAGTGATGGCCGATGTCCTGGGACTGCCGATCGATCAGTTGGGACCGCTGTCGGCGCGGTCACGGCGGCCGCTGTCGCTGGCATCAACCTGTACGGTGTGGGCACAGGCGGAGGTCATTCATCACCTGAATGCCGGGGCATCGATCGAGGATGTCGCCGCCGCCGTGAACCAGGCAATGGCGAACCGGGTGGCCATACTTGCCAATAGTGTCGGTGTCGAGCGGGAGGTATGCATGTCGGGCGGCGTGGCGAAAAATACCGCTGTTGTGGCCGCCCTTGAGGGACTGCTTGGAATACGAATGAAGCGTCACCGGATCGATCCCCAGCTCATCGGTGCCCTGGGAGCCGCCGTTGAGGCACAGAAAAGCGCAAGGAGTGCACAATGA
- a CDS encoding 2-hydroxyacyl-CoA dehydratase: MKQETKEYQYDWILWTIIENASVTHDGSVKEYESLLTLIPHFREALDEIIRQGEAGICLMKLMARYLKRCLTAHDEGRKVAFTTFCFSTPVLYAFDVVPIVVEAMTVLGTFIFKRGTGEFLDYCSEVGFTETSCSSQRGALGAYLAGLGVRPDFIVCDSPGICDTNANSYAFASAYLDIPFFQLNHPPTLADERARRYHQADFRCLVSFLEEQTKKTLDIDRLREVLEEVRKQDELICELTEFQRLTPSPVPNIFNLFLYSGTFLMSGTSDFTELLELMLERVRENAARGVAGSRSGGERVRGFFSYIDHYTTDLRFWRWLESREIAHLGCILSSFWQEDAIYAAGRTEAAYAVRTDSVDAMIDSLAAQMSRMPMVKSIRGPYDAPHMWLDDTMLFTRLLKADFVAYIGTMGCRNTWGMVKLLARDLERRGIPTLILYADAFDDRIQSWEAVTDRIGEFLHLRGLTSGEPGLVSSG; encoded by the coding sequence ATGAAACAGGAAACAAAGGAATATCAGTACGACTGGATATTATGGACTATCATCGAGAATGCGTCGGTGACCCACGACGGCAGCGTGAAGGAATATGAATCGCTGCTCACCCTGATCCCCCACTTCAGGGAGGCCCTCGATGAGATAATACGCCAGGGTGAGGCGGGTATCTGTCTGATGAAACTGATGGCCCGTTACCTGAAGCGGTGCCTGACGGCTCATGATGAAGGCAGAAAGGTCGCCTTCACCACCTTCTGTTTCTCCACCCCGGTTCTGTATGCCTTTGACGTGGTTCCCATCGTCGTGGAGGCGATGACCGTCCTGGGGACGTTCATCTTCAAGCGGGGAACCGGTGAATTCCTCGATTATTGCTCCGAGGTGGGTTTTACGGAGACATCGTGCTCCTCCCAGCGCGGGGCGCTGGGTGCGTATCTGGCGGGACTGGGGGTCCGGCCTGATTTCATCGTCTGCGATTCTCCCGGCATTTGCGATACCAATGCGAATTCCTATGCCTTCGCGTCGGCCTATCTCGACATCCCTTTCTTCCAGTTGAATCACCCGCCGACATTGGCCGATGAGCGTGCGCGACGCTACCATCAGGCCGATTTCAGGTGCCTTGTCTCGTTCCTCGAGGAACAGACGAAAAAGACGCTCGATATCGACCGGCTTCGTGAGGTTCTTGAGGAAGTTCGGAAACAGGACGAGCTCATCTGTGAACTGACGGAATTTCAGCGGCTCACGCCGAGCCCCGTTCCCAACATATTTAATCTCTTTCTGTATTCGGGGACCTTTCTGATGAGCGGCACCAGTGATTTCACCGAGCTTCTGGAACTGATGCTCGAACGGGTGCGGGAGAACGCTGCCCGTGGCGTTGCGGGTTCACGGTCCGGCGGGGAGCGGGTACGGGGATTTTTCTCATACATAGACCACTACACGACGGACCTGCGCTTCTGGCGCTGGCTGGAATCGCGTGAAATAGCCCACCTGGGATGTATTCTCAGTTCCTTCTGGCAGGAGGATGCCATCTATGCCGCTGGACGGACCGAGGCCGCCTACGCCGTCCGCACCGATTCGGTCGATGCCATGATCGATTCCCTGGCGGCCCAGATGTCGCGGATGCCCATGGTCAAATCCATACGCGGACCGTACGATGCGCCGCACATGTGGCTGGATGACACGATGCTGTTCACCCGCCTTCTGAAGGCCGATTTCGTTGCCTACATCGGGACCATGGGATGCAGGAATACCTGGGGGATGGTGAAGCTCCTGGCCCGTGATCTGGAGCGCCGTGGAATACCGACCCTCATCCTCTATGCCGATGCCTTCGACGACCGGATCCAGTCATGGGAAGCGGTGACGGATCGGATCGGTGAGTTTCTCCATCTCCGCGGCTTGACGTCCGGTGAACCCGGTCTGGTAAGCAGCGGATAA